The Corallococcus exiguus genome segment GAGCCCCGCGCTGGCCATCCTGGGCGTGAGCGAGGCGGACCCGTACCTGCGCCTGATGAAGTACCTGGACCTGGCCACGCGCGATGAGCGGCTCAAGGGCGTGGTGGTGAAGATGGAGGGCCTGCCCGGCGTGGGTTGGGGCACGGCGGAGGAGCTGCGCCAGTCGCTGCTCAAGCTGCGCGAGGCGGGCAAGAAGGTCGTGGTGGTGATGCTGTCCGGAGATGACCGCAGCTACCTGGTGGCGTCCGCGGCGGACAGCGTCTACGCGTTGACGGAGGCGTCGCTGCCCATCAACGGCCTGTCCGCCACGGTGACGTCGCTGGGCGGCACCATGGAGAAGCTGGGCGTGACGTGGGACGTGGCGCGCGTGGGTGAGTACAAGACGGCGATGGAGCAGTTCACCCGCTCCGACATGAGCCCCGCGGAGCGCGAGACGCTGGACGCATACCTGGACTCCCAGGTGACGCACTACGAGAAGGCCGTGGAGGCCGGGCGCAAGCTGCCCCCGGAGAAGCTGCGCGCCGCGTGGGCGCAGGGCATCCTGTCCTCGAAGCGGGCGCAGGCGGCGGGCCTGCTGGACGGCGTGGTGTCCGCGACGGAGCTGGACGCGCGCGTGGCGGAGTGGTTCCCGGGCATGCGCTTCCACCCGACGTACTCGCCGCGCGAGGAGCGCGAGGACCGCTGGGGTCTGCGCCGCCGCATCGCGGTGGTGCCGGTGCTGGGCGACATCACCGGGGGCCGCAGCCGCGAGGACCCGCTGGGCTTCGCGCAGCTGGCGGGCGCGGAGACGGTGGTGCGTGCGCTGCAGGAGGCCCAGGAGGATCCGTCCGTGGTGGCCATCATCCTGCGCGTGGACTCCGGCGGCGGCGACGTGCTGGCCTCGGACCTGATGTACCGCGCGGTGCTGGAGGCGAAGAAGCACAAGCCCGTCATCGCCTCCATGGGCGACGCGGCGGCCTCCGGCGGCTACTACGCGGCGGTGGCCGCGGACGAGGTGCTGGCGGAGCCCACCACGCTGACGGGCAGCATCGGCGTCTTCTATCCGAAGCCCGCGCTGGAGGGCCTGGGCACCAAGCTGGGGGTGAACCAGGAGACGCTCAAGCGCGGCGACATGGCGGACCTGCTGGAGTGGTGGAAGCCGTGGACGCCCGAGCAGCAGGCCGCGGTGCAGACCTGGGTGGACGACTCCTACGACACGTTCATCACGGAGGTCGCCCGCAACCGGAAGATGGACAAGGCGAAGGTGGACGCCGTGGCCCGCGGCCGGGTGTGGAGCGGGAAGGACGCGCTCGCCCGGGGGCTGGTGGACGGGCTGGGCGGCATGCCGGAGGCCGTCGCGTCGGCGCGCAAGCGCGCGAAGGTGCCTACTTCGGAGGAGCTGGACCTGGACGTTATGGGGGACGCGCGCGGCTTCCTCTCCGGGCTGGGCGGGGAGCCCGGCGTGCACGCGCTGGCGGGGCTGCTGCTGCCCGCGCTGCCGGAGCGCCCGCCGGAGGCCCTGTCCGAGCTCGCCCGGGAGGTGGGGCTGGGTTCGCCCGAGCTCCTGCGCCCCGGTCTGAAGGCCATGATGCCCTTCCGCGTGCGCATCCGCTGAACGGCCTCCCGAGGTGCCCCCAAGCTCCGGAGACGCCTCCTGCCCCCCGGGGAGGTCTCCCGGTGGACAGGCCGCGCACACGGGCGGCGAAAATGCGGGCGCCCCATCCGGGCGCTCTGTTAGGGTGGTCAGTGCCTCCCGGCCGGCGCTAGGGCCGTCGGGGGGTTTCAGGAACCGGCGGTTTCGGCCTTCTCGCAGGCCCCGCGTCCGGCTTCCTGTCCCAAAACCTGCTTCCTGACGTCCCCGGCGGGCCCGCTCAAGGCCGCCGCCCTC includes the following:
- the sppA gene encoding signal peptide peptidase SppA, translating into MRHLPLLALLPSLAIAQTGAVDRAPVPPLGITLPPTNAALIDEAPALSLNPAGLGFQDAGQLFYLHERNLQSDSVGDAVFLGARLLGLGAGFSLEWIRGQNAPDYRKTSFGLSLGPRTLQLGAALHDFSSSDDPRISGLTSWDVGLTARPFRFLSLAAVAKDLNAPEQDGLKLQRRYNFGLGLRPLGERYTLGVDWIFAEGGFREGLATYTLQAEVVRGLRLGGGLSHGFVSGIPLALQLAATVDLGHAGLTYAAGGAGNGLDHVLQVRLSSERYRSLHGGGGVVALLDLDDMLAGGVSPALAILGVSEADPYLRLMKYLDLATRDERLKGVVVKMEGLPGVGWGTAEELRQSLLKLREAGKKVVVVMLSGDDRSYLVASAADSVYALTEASLPINGLSATVTSLGGTMEKLGVTWDVARVGEYKTAMEQFTRSDMSPAERETLDAYLDSQVTHYEKAVEAGRKLPPEKLRAAWAQGILSSKRAQAAGLLDGVVSATELDARVAEWFPGMRFHPTYSPREEREDRWGLRRRIAVVPVLGDITGGRSREDPLGFAQLAGAETVVRALQEAQEDPSVVAIILRVDSGGGDVLASDLMYRAVLEAKKHKPVIASMGDAAASGGYYAAVAADEVLAEPTTLTGSIGVFYPKPALEGLGTKLGVNQETLKRGDMADLLEWWKPWTPEQQAAVQTWVDDSYDTFITEVARNRKMDKAKVDAVARGRVWSGKDALARGLVDGLGGMPEAVASARKRAKVPTSEELDLDVMGDARGFLSGLGGEPGVHALAGLLLPALPERPPEALSELAREVGLGSPELLRPGLKAMMPFRVRIR